A genome region from Aurantiacibacter sp. MUD61 includes the following:
- the miaB gene encoding tRNA (N6-isopentenyl adenosine(37)-C2)-methylthiotransferase MiaB, with protein MKPTETPQGTPRTYRVKSFGCQMNVYDGERMGELLEAKGITPAAEGEDADLVVLNTCHIREKATEKVYSDIGRIEKSGREAGKKPMIAVAGCVAQAEGEEIMKRSPGVGMVVGPQAYHRLGDMVDRAAKGERSTDTDMPENAKFGALPARRRVSPTAFLTVQEGCDKFCTYCVVPYTRGAEISRPYSDLVEEAKKLVDAGAREITLLGQNVNAWSGEDDKGRSVGLEGLIHALAALPDLQRIRYTTSHPNDMTDALIAAHGEVDKLMPYLHLPVQSGSDRVLKAMNRSHTAESYLKLLDRFREVRPDIALSGDFIVGFPGETDAEFEETLQIVDAVGYASAFSFKYSPRPGTPAASMDNQVPVEVMDERLQRLQSHLSRDQYAFNQASVGKTCDVLIERKGKLPGQWLGKSPWLQSVFFEDSSVKIGDLVKVSLIKAGPNSLEGAR; from the coding sequence ATGAAACCAACCGAGACTCCTCAGGGGACCCCGCGCACCTACCGGGTCAAAAGCTTTGGCTGCCAGATGAACGTCTATGATGGCGAGCGGATGGGCGAATTGCTGGAAGCCAAAGGCATCACGCCCGCTGCCGAGGGTGAAGATGCCGATCTGGTCGTGCTCAACACCTGCCACATCCGCGAAAAGGCAACCGAGAAAGTCTATTCGGACATTGGCCGGATCGAAAAGTCGGGCCGCGAGGCAGGCAAGAAGCCCATGATTGCCGTCGCCGGTTGTGTCGCGCAGGCGGAGGGCGAAGAAATCATGAAACGCTCTCCCGGCGTTGGCATGGTTGTCGGCCCGCAGGCCTATCACCGGCTGGGCGACATGGTGGACCGCGCCGCCAAGGGCGAACGTTCGACCGATACGGACATGCCCGAAAACGCCAAATTCGGCGCCCTGCCCGCACGTCGCCGCGTGTCGCCGACGGCTTTCCTCACGGTGCAGGAAGGCTGCGACAAATTCTGCACCTATTGCGTGGTACCCTACACACGCGGTGCCGAAATTTCGCGTCCGTACAGCGACCTGGTCGAGGAAGCGAAGAAATTGGTCGATGCCGGTGCGCGCGAAATCACGCTGCTCGGCCAGAATGTGAATGCGTGGAGCGGTGAAGACGACAAGGGCCGTAGCGTCGGCCTCGAAGGGCTGATCCATGCGCTTGCCGCCCTGCCCGATCTGCAGCGCATCCGCTACACCACCAGCCACCCCAACGACATGACCGACGCGCTGATCGCGGCGCATGGCGAAGTCGACAAGCTGATGCCGTATCTCCACCTGCCGGTGCAAAGCGGCAGCGACCGGGTGCTGAAAGCCATGAACCGCAGCCACACGGCAGAAAGCTATCTGAAGCTGCTCGACCGGTTCCGTGAAGTGCGCCCGGACATTGCGCTCAGCGGTGATTTCATTGTCGGCTTCCCGGGTGAGACCGATGCCGAATTTGAAGAGACGCTACAGATCGTCGATGCGGTCGGCTATGCCTCTGCCTTCAGCTTCAAATATTCGCCGCGCCCCGGCACGCCTGCTGCCAGCATGGACAATCAGGTGCCGGTGGAAGTGATGGATGAGCGCCTGCAGCGCCTTCAGTCCCACCTCAGCCGCGATCAATATGCGTTCAACCAGGCGAGCGTCGGCAAGACCTGCGATGTTCTTATCGAGCGCAAGGGAAAGCTCCCCGGTCAGTGGCTCGGTAAGTCACCGTGGCTGCAATCGGTGTTTTTCGAGGATTCCAGCGTGAAAATCGGCGACCTCGTAAAGGTCTCGCTTATCAAGGCGGGCCCTAACTCGCTGGAAGGCGCGAGATGA